CGATGACCATGTTCGGCGCCGGATCGGACAACTGCCTGATCTCACGTATTGCCTGCAGGACATTCCCCGGCTGAGCCTGGGCGACATTGACCGGAAGAACAATCGGATCGATGATGATTTTGTCGACATCTATTTCATACTCCATGGCTTTCGCCAGCCCCCGCATTGCGATCTCCAGACGGCCTTCTACATTGCTGGGGACTCCTTTTTCATCTATACAGAGGATGATGATGGAAGCGCCATTCTCTTTGGCAAGCGGCAGATATATATCAAGGCTCTTTTCGTCCCCTTTTGAGGAATTCATGATCGAGGAGCCTCCAGCCGCTTTCAACCCGGCGCTCATTGCCGCGAACTTGGCGGTGTCTATCGAAAGAGGCATATTGGTTACTTCCCGTACCGTCTCAACCAGCCAGATCATGGCGCCTTCTTTGTCGGTTGTCGCGGGACCGACATTGATATCTAAAGCATTTGCTCCGAATTTCTCCTGTTCCAATGCCTGTTTCTGGACAGGCCCTTTATCCTTCGTTTGTATTGCCGTCTTGATGTCTGTATACATACCATTGATACGCTCACCTATAACAAACATACGGTCATCCTCCTCTATTATGTCAATGCCTGTGCTAAAAAAACGATTAATGAACCATCAACTCTTCGATCAACTTCTTCACCGTTTCTACTGCTTTCGGGTGCCGCATGATAAGAATATCAGCGCCGCTCATGAGCAATGTGCTTGCTGTCATTGCCTCCCACATCGGGCTCCTATGTTCCAGCGCGCCCCATTTCGGCTGTTCTTCTATAGGAGCCTTGGCTTCCTTGACCCTGCACACTTCTGAGCCAACCTGGCAGATCACCGGTGTTGAAAGCATCTTATCACCAGTAAGCGCAGCCAGTCTTCCGCGCTCCATGATGGAATAAGCATATTCCATGCCATAGCCCAACGCTCCGGTCGTGGGATACATCACCACCCGCTCGAGCGGAAAACCGCTGTCGGAAACGAGGATATTCACCTGCTTGGCGATGTTGATGTCGAGAGGACTCTGGGTTATGAGATTATGTCCTCCCATCTGGCATGCAGCTACCAGGGTCATGTAATTATCTGCTGTCGCAGTCCCAAGAAGAACATTCTTCCCCTGCAGCGCCTCTGCCACCGGCGGCAGTACTGTGCTGTCTTTTTCAATGACGCTGCTGCCCCAGATGATAAGGGGAACGGTTACAGCATCTGCAATACTTTTGACAACCTTCACCGCATGTTCAGGGGGAAGGTCCCCGAAATCCGGATGTGTTCCCAAAAGCGATATGCAAATCATATCGGCGCCAAAATCCTCCACACACTTTTTGGCGCATGCGGCAGGATCGCCTAACGTGTCGCCAAAGGGCGCGGAAAGAACAGGATCCCAATCATAAGGCTTTATGTCGAGAACTTCCATTGCAATCACGGGTTTATGAGGTGTTTGGCCTTCAAAGTACAGGAAAGGCAGTGTTTTCTGACCGCCGACCGTGATACGGTTCGGCTCGGTCCCGATAGTAACTTCAATGATGCTGTTCGTCCATTTTTCAACTACATCTGGAAATGGCATAACGTCTGTTCCTCCGTTGTTAAAACAATTCTTGTAACCTATGTGAAATTCTATTCCTGGTCGTTTTAAAAGGCTTGTGAAAAGTTGGTTTTTATTATCATATAGATACTGAAACGAGTTCAGGATGACGTCATGCCGAACTTGTTGCCGCTTGGCGGGAACGATGAAACCGTTTCGGCATCTATCAAACAGGGTTTTTCACAAGCTTTTTAAATGTCAAGCTTCATCGTAATCGCCTGTACAGCCATGAGCGCCGGGTTGTTTTCGGGAATTTCCATGAGAGAGCCATCGCTGAAATTGTACTCCTCCAGCAGGGGATCAACCGGAATGGATCCGATAACTTCAAGCCCTGTGCTCTCGATCAGAGGCAAAGATTTTTTTATTAGTTCCTCATTTGCACGATTCAGAATCAGCCCTTTTTTCATGGTAACGAGATTCAGCTCGGAGCTTAATTCATGTATCCTTTTCGCCGCTTTCAGGCCGGGCCTCGAAATATCGCTGACGATCAAAAGATAATCGATCGGATGTGTCGCCCTTCTGGAGAGATGCTCCATGCCCGCTTCATTGTCAATGACAATGTATCCATAATTCCTGTGGACGGAAGATTCGTACTCCCGCAGAATATTATTGATATAGCAATAGCATCCGGGACCTTCGGGACGGCCCAGTTCTATCAGATCAATACCTTTCGATTCAACGATACAT
This region of Candidatus Latescibacter sp. genomic DNA includes:
- a CDS encoding AAA family ATPase codes for the protein MKKNITIALSGKGGVGKTTVAALLTRVLTMRADGAVFAVDADPNSCLADYLGLTVDENIGMLREEIIKNIAKIPSGMTKESLIALRVQECIVESKGIDLIELGRPEGPGCYCYINNILREYESSVHRNYGYIVIDNEAGMEHLSRRATHPIDYLLIVSDISRPGLKAAKRIHELSSELNLVTMKKGLILNRANEELIKKSLPLIESTGLEVIGSIPVDPLLEEYNFSDGSLMEIPENNPALMAVQAITMKLDI
- a CDS encoding acetyl-CoA decarbonylase/synthase complex subunit delta; its protein translation is MPFPDVVEKWTNSIIEVTIGTEPNRITVGGQKTLPFLYFEGQTPHKPVIAMEVLDIKPYDWDPVLSAPFGDTLGDPAACAKKCVEDFGADMICISLLGTHPDFGDLPPEHAVKVVKSIADAVTVPLIIWGSSVIEKDSTVLPPVAEALQGKNVLLGTATADNYMTLVAACQMGGHNLITQSPLDINIAKQVNILVSDSGFPLERVVMYPTTGALGYGMEYAYSIMERGRLAALTGDKMLSTPVICQVGSEVCRVKEAKAPIEEQPKWGALEHRSPMWEAMTASTLLMSGADILIMRHPKAVETVKKLIEELMVH
- a CDS encoding dihydropteroate synthase, with product MFVIGERINGMYTDIKTAIQTKDKGPVQKQALEQEKFGANALDINVGPATTDKEGAMIWLVETVREVTNMPLSIDTAKFAAMSAGLKAAGGSSIMNSSKGDEKSLDIYLPLAKENGASIIILCIDEKGVPSNVEGRLEIAMRGLAKAMEYEIDVDKIIIDPIVLPVNVAQAQPGNVLQAIREIRQLSDPAPNMVIGLSNLSQKCSNPKLINRTFLSMCIGNGLNMVIADVTDRALMDTAITSELLMNKSIYCDSFIEAYYSK